TAACACGTGAACCGGACATGGTTACGAGATTAAGACCTTCTGTTTTTTGGATGCGGTCCAGATCCTGAGGAGGAACCGGCATGATGAAATCGACATCACCTGAGAGGAGAGCCGCTACGCGTGTAGCATCGTTCTTGATTGGAGTAAGGATGATAGTGTCAACATTACCGGTGTTTTTGTCCCAGTACTGAGGGAAAGCTTTGAAAACAACACGAACGCCCTGTTCGCGTTCAGCTACTACATATTTACCGGTGCCGGATTCGTGTGTGTTTGCATAAGAAGGTCCGGTTTTAACAATAGCATCTTTAGGCTGTCCGTTTTCGTCATTGCCTGAATAGAATTTTTTATCCATGGGGCAAATATAAGTAGCCATGTTAAGCAGCAATCCGTAAGGCTTGTTGGTAACGATATCTACAGTATGTTCGTCTACTGCAACTGCCTGCCCGAAAGGTTCAAAGAGTCCTTTGAAATCAGAACTTTTTTTGAGGCGGTCGATAGACCATACAACGTCTTCAGCGGTAAAAGGATTTCCGCTGTGAAATTTTACATCCTTACGAAGGTGGAAACGCATGGTAGTCGGGTTGATCTGCTCCCATGATTCTGCGAGGCGAGGTTCAAATGAACCGTCTTTTTTCCAGCGCAGGAGTGGATCAAAAACCATGTGTGCGTACTGCATCATCCCACCGGAAAGCTGGACCTGAGGGTCGAGAGAAACCGGGTCGGCATCCATAGCAAGTTTAAGGGTTTTTCCGCCGGTTGCGCTTTCAGCGGTTTCCTGTTTAGTCTTTGTTTCTTCTTTTTTTTCTGAGCTACAGCCGATTAGGCCGAGAGCCAGAACGGCGACAATCACCAGAAATACTAATGAACGTTTCATCGTCACACTCCTTGAAAAGTAAAATCGGTAATAAAAACAGGTAGACCTTTTACATGTTACACTTGAAAAAGGTTACATCAAGACATTACGATACTGCAAAAAAAGGCGAGCTACACGGCTTCCCCTTGCCGTAAGTGCTCTATAGTATTACGCTTGAATTAGTTTTTTCTCAAATCTTTAACAACTTGAAATTACTTATGAAAAATAATTTGTTCGAAAAAAACTATAAAAATCTTAATAAAAGTCGGTGGTTGCTGCAATTGAGGTTTAAGAATATAATTATAATTGTTTTAATGTTTGCTGTTGTCGCTATGAGCGCAGGTGGTTGTGCATACATTAATCCTTTTGTCTCTTCTGTTCCGGAGTATGATCTTGATGGAGTGCACGAACTTAAGCTGATTATGATGCCTGGAGATTCTGTTATCTTTGAAATGAGGAATCCTGGATCAGGAGGATATATGTTTGACGGGGTTACGTTTGACCCTAAACTGATTAAGCTTGAGAAGTTTAAAATAGTAAAGCCAGATTCAGGCATGATGGGTGATTTCGGCCGCTGGCAGTTTAAGTTTAATGTTTTGGCAATAGGAGAAGTTCCAATTGTTATAAATATTAAACGGGCGAATGATACACAGCGTGACGCTTATAAGATAATAAAATTAAATATTACAAAAGACGGTGAGCCTTTTTTTAAATGGTAATTAACTTTTTTCTCAAAAAAAAGGGTGCATTTCATAATATGAAATGCACCCTTTTTTAATATTAACGATTATCAGCTAGAACCGTTGATCGGTTTTTATTAAGGAGTAGTCCAGTAATGTTGTTTCTGGGCAAATCGCAGCAATAATTTTTGTCGGGCTGATGTAAAGGTCGGTCCAGTTAAAAGTCATTTTTATTGTATTATTACCTAGATCTTCGTAACTGCTTAGACATGATCTGGCATTTTTTTCTTTAAATCCCTTTTTCGACTTATGCTGAATGATATATTCTTCAGATTCAAGGTATTCACGCCACTTTGCAACTCGTTGGGATGTTTTTTCGTCATCACCTCTGAAAGATAGAAGGAAATCTTCAATTTGCGGTTGCTTCTGCTTGTGAGAAAGAGAAAGCGTGTCAGCTTTAATAATGACAATGCCGATAGGCATTTGTTTGTTTAATTCTTCTACCAGAACACTTTCTTGAATTTCGGTACGGAACATTACGTTCATCCATTCAGCCTGACTTTCCACGGCAACAGGAAGTGCGCGGCCGAAGGAAATTCGTGGCATCGGATGGAATCCTTGGGAGAAGGTCAACGGCAACTTGGCTCTGCGTATTGCCCGTTCGAAAACTGGCTGCAGATCAAGCTGGCTTAAGTAAGCTGTTGTTCCAGTTTTGGTATACCAAATTCTGAAATGACTGCCTTTAAGGCCGAGGTCCGGCTTTTCCTTTTGAACAAACGGTGGGACATCTTCACTTGCCTGATCTCTTTGAGTAAAGACCATTTTAGGGCGTATATCTTTTTGGACTGCTTGTTTTGATAAAAGAGATTTGCGTCCGTCAAATTCACATACCCCACAATTACGACATTCTTCGTAGCGACAATCTCCGGTAACTTTTTCTTTAAAGCCGCGATCTCTTTCAGTCAGTAGGAATTTTTTGCTTACACCGCTGGAAATATGATCCCAAGGGAGTCTGCTTTCAACTGGACGTTCTGCAAGAAATTCTTCTGGAGTGAGTCCTTCTTCTTTCATCGCTTCAAGGTACGGATCTAAATTCAAATGATCCTTCCAGCTTGAAAAAAGAGCACCGCGTTCGTACGCCTTTTGAATAACAGGACCGAGACGACGGTCACCGCGTGAAAAAATACCTTCAAGGAAGCTCATGCGTGGAATATGGAATTTGAGCTTAATTCGTTTGTATTTGCTGAACTTATCGCGCAGATAGTCGAGTCTTTCATTAATTTCATCCAGTGAAATTTGACGTTCCCACTGGAAGGGAGTGTGCGGTTTAGGTACAAACGGAGAAATTGCAGCTGTTATCTGCATGAGTTTAACATGCGGACCTGCAATATCACGGACTTTGAGGCAAAGGTCTAAGATTGCATCAAGGTCTTCAAATGTTTCTGTGGGCAAACCGATCATAAAATAAAGTTTGATGCTCTGCCATCCGTTCTCGAAGAGCATCAACGAGTGGTCCAGTAAACCTTGTTCGGTAATACCTTTGTTGATGACATCACGTAAACGCTGGCTTCCTGCTTCCGGTGCAAGAGTTGCCCCTGTGCGCCTGATGGTTGCAATGCGTTCCATAATAGGCTGAGAAAGTGAACCTACACGCAGGGATGGAAGTGAAATTGAAATTTGTTCGGCAGCGCAGTGGTCGAAACTTTTTGCAAATAAAGCATCAAGAGCAGAGTAGTCTCCGGTGCTGAGTGAAAGCAGAGAAGTTTCTTCATAACCAGTTTCATTAAGTCCCTGCATCAGGGTATTGTTTAAAACTTCAGGTGTACGCTCTCTTACTGGACGATAAATAATTCCTGCCTGACAGAATCTGCAACCTCGCGTACAGCCTCTGGCAATTTCAAGAGTCAGTCTGTCATGAATGGCGTTGCCGTATGGAAGAACCTGATCTTTTGGGAAATCAATAGGATTAAGATCATCTACAATAGCTTTTTCAACTAGAAAATCACCGGGATTTTCAGGGTCGAAAAATGAAGGGACGTAAATCCCGGGAAGTTTTGACAATGCTGTCAGCTTGTCAGCTCTGGAGAGACCTTTTTCTTTACAGTCCGCGATGGTTTCAATAACGGAGATAATTGATTCTTCACCATCTCCGATCATCATTATATCTAGAAAATCTGCCATCGGCTCAGCGTTAAAACAGGCTCCGCCTCCGCCCATAATGATCGGGCAGTCTTCAGCTCTATCAGTTGATTTAAGTGGTATTCCGGCAAGGTCCAGCATGTACAGCACATTTGTATAGCATAACTCATGTGTGAGGCTTACACCTACTGCGTCAATATCTTTGAGAGGCGTATCGCTTTCCATGGTGCATAGCAATTCGCCATGTTTGCGCATTATTTCGGCAGTTTCTTCACATGGCACGTAAGCACGTTCAGCATAGAAATCAGGATTTTTGTTTACAATTTCATATAGAATTTTCTGTCCGAGGTATGACATGCCGATTTCATACAGATCTGGAAATCCCAAAGCTATATGAGCCTTAACAGAGGCCGGGTCTTTGTGGACAGTGCCCCATTCAGAACCAAGGTAACGGGTAGGGCGTGTAAGGAGGGGGAGTAGCTTTTTCAAATGTATTGCCTGTAAAAAAAGATTTATACGTGACGTTGCGTAAAAGACCGCGTTAAAATTACCAAAGTCTTAATGGCACGGAAAATTTTAAGCGGGGAGTTTAATATTAAACTCCCCGTCAGAATTATTATTTTATCAGTCCGGAAATATCGGAAAGATTTCCGCCTAATCCACCTGAAGAAAGGGTTAGCTTGCTTACGGCTTCAAGATATTTATTAGAAACATCTTCAGGGCAGTTTTTATATTCAAACATAATATGTTTGCCGTCAATTTCGCCTTCTATATCGTTGTCAAATGGGTAACCGAAAGGCAAAATCATCATTTGCACACCGCCCTGCTGTGCAGGGACCGTTTGCAGTATTGCAGGATCATTGATGATATTTTTTTCAGCATCCCATTTTCCGATAACCATTTCGCCATTAATCAGTTTAAAAAGCTTTACATCGTAAGCCACAGAAACTCTCCTTAGGATTGATTGTCATTATAAAAAAAGGCCGGAAGTAAAAAGTTGTTCCGGCTTCTAATGTTGCGTATTGCTGTAATCTATAAGAGCTAGTGACTGACCACAGCCATGTCAAGCTAAGGCTGGATGAAAAATGTTAGTGGGAAGTTGATTTCTTCAAGAAAATATAAATAAAAAAGACCTCCATGTTTTTTCATTAAGGTCTTATATATTAGCTGAAAAAAATTAACCTATCGGCAGCACAGTACGATCATAAACTTCATTTATAACCTCTGCCATAGCAAGATAGAAGGCTGATGCTCCGCAGATAATACCTTCATACCCGGCAAGAGTTCCAATTGCTTCATTACCGGTAAAGTCGCGGGCGGCAAGCATAAAGAACAAAATAGTAAGTGACAGGAAGATAAACTGTAAAACTTTGTTGCTCTTAAATGTTCCTAGGAACATGAAAAATGTAAAAATTCCCCAAACGACAAGATACCATGCCATAAATCCATGCGGAGTAGGTTCAGCCCAACCTATTTTGGGTAAAACAATAAGAGCTACAAGGCTGAGCCAGAAAAATCCATAAGATACAAATGCTGTCATGCCGAATGTATTTCCTTTTTTAAATTCCAGTATTCCGGCAATGACCTGAGCTATGCCTCCATAACATATCCCCATAGCAAGAATCATCGCACTGATAGGATAAAACCCTGCATTGTGGATGTTAAGCAAAATGGTTGTCATGCCGAAGCCCATAAGACCCAAAGGTGCCGGATTTGCTAATTTCTTTTCCATTTCAATTCTCCTCTTTTGTTTTTTGCATTTTTCTTGTTCAAGTGTTGTTGTGGATCACTCCTTTTTATAGAGAAGTGTACAATCACTAAAAACTCCTATGCATCTCTTTTTCGGTGAGCGGACCGGATAACCTGAAGGCTGGTGTGAGCATATTTTGTATACCATCCATCGTAATATTAAAGCCGTTTATGGGGCGATGAGTAGATATCTTATAATGAAAGAAGAAGTTGGGATAGGAATTTTTATAATAAATAGGTTGAAACTGTTTTGCTTAATATAAAAAAAGGCGGCCCTGAATTCATCAGGGCCGCCTTTTAAGTGCTTACTTGTTATTTTATGACCATTTCCTCGTAGGATTGTCGCCATCCTTTGGGGTTGATTTCAACTCCAGGCTTTAAATATCCAACGGCAATGAGCATAGGAATCCAATAATTATCAGATATATTGAGTTCTTTTTTTACGCCGTCATGATCGAAACCGTCCATGGGGTGAGTTTCAAGTCCATGTGCAGATGCTGCATACATGAGAGACATGCAGAATAAACCTGCATTTTTATTGGCAAAAGCTTGTGAAGATTCACTGCTTTTACCGTATAAACCCTGTGTTGCA
This sequence is a window from Desulfovibrio sp. UCD-KL4C. Protein-coding genes within it:
- a CDS encoding ABC transporter substrate-binding protein translates to MKRSLVFLVIVAVLALGLIGCSSEKKEETKTKQETAESATGGKTLKLAMDADPVSLDPQVQLSGGMMQYAHMVFDPLLRWKKDGSFEPRLAESWEQINPTTMRFHLRKDVKFHSGNPFTAEDVVWSIDRLKKSSDFKGLFEPFGQAVAVDEHTVDIVTNKPYGLLLNMATYICPMDKKFYSGNDENGQPKDAIVKTGPSYANTHESGTGKYVVAEREQGVRVVFKAFPQYWDKNTGNVDTIILTPIKNDATRVAALLSGDVDFIMPVPPQDLDRIQKTEGLNLVTMSGSRVITFQLNQKRFEPFRNIKVRQAICYATDNTGIVKKVMKGFATVACQQGPKGYAGYNPALTPRYDLEKAKKLMKEAGYADGFECTMIAPNNRYVNDEKICEAFVSMLGKIGIKVNLKTMPKAQYWDQFDAQVADIEMIGWHADTEDSANYTEFLLMCPNKKTGYGQYNSGNYCNPEVDALTLESQTETDLAKRKAILQKTEKILYDDAAFVPLHWQNLSWASKNNMNTEDIVNIQNFPYFGDLVIK
- a CDS encoding TIGR03960 family B12-binding radical SAM protein encodes the protein MKKLLPLLTRPTRYLGSEWGTVHKDPASVKAHIALGFPDLYEIGMSYLGQKILYEIVNKNPDFYAERAYVPCEETAEIMRKHGELLCTMESDTPLKDIDAVGVSLTHELCYTNVLYMLDLAGIPLKSTDRAEDCPIIMGGGGACFNAEPMADFLDIMMIGDGEESIISVIETIADCKEKGLSRADKLTALSKLPGIYVPSFFDPENPGDFLVEKAIVDDLNPIDFPKDQVLPYGNAIHDRLTLEIARGCTRGCRFCQAGIIYRPVRERTPEVLNNTLMQGLNETGYEETSLLSLSTGDYSALDALFAKSFDHCAAEQISISLPSLRVGSLSQPIMERIATIRRTGATLAPEAGSQRLRDVINKGITEQGLLDHSLMLFENGWQSIKLYFMIGLPTETFEDLDAILDLCLKVRDIAGPHVKLMQITAAISPFVPKPHTPFQWERQISLDEINERLDYLRDKFSKYKRIKLKFHIPRMSFLEGIFSRGDRRLGPVIQKAYERGALFSSWKDHLNLDPYLEAMKEEGLTPEEFLAERPVESRLPWDHISSGVSKKFLLTERDRGFKEKVTGDCRYEECRNCGVCEFDGRKSLLSKQAVQKDIRPKMVFTQRDQASEDVPPFVQKEKPDLGLKGSHFRIWYTKTGTTAYLSQLDLQPVFERAIRRAKLPLTFSQGFHPMPRISFGRALPVAVESQAEWMNVMFRTEIQESVLVEELNKQMPIGIVIIKADTLSLSHKQKQPQIEDFLLSFRGDDEKTSQRVAKWREYLESEEYIIQHKSKKGFKEKNARSCLSSYEDLGNNTIKMTFNWTDLYISPTKIIAAICPETTLLDYSLIKTDQRF
- a CDS encoding acetate uptake transporter yields the protein MEKKLANPAPLGLMGFGMTTILLNIHNAGFYPISAMILAMGICYGGIAQVIAGILEFKKGNTFGMTAFVSYGFFWLSLVALIVLPKIGWAEPTPHGFMAWYLVVWGIFTFFMFLGTFKSNKVLQFIFLSLTILFFMLAARDFTGNEAIGTLAGYEGIICGASAFYLAMAEVINEVYDRTVLPIG